The proteins below come from a single Microbacterium sp. SLBN-154 genomic window:
- a CDS encoding glycoside hydrolase family 3 N-terminal domain-containing protein: MTDVTDVPPGTLSRADRPSWSDPSVDPSARVEALLAAMTDDEKVAQLGGYWADTRDSTQLIAPMQDVLSRGRPPFVEAVRDGIGHLTRVFGVTPVSAREGMQKVQDAQRHLRESTRLGIPAVVHEECLTGFTTFGATVYPASMAWAATFDADLVREMAAAIGADMRAVGAHHGLSPVLDVVTDYRWGRVEETLGEDPYVVGTLATAYVQGLQHSGIIATLKHFAGHATSRGGRNHAPVSLGERELRDLVLPPFEMAVRVGGAASVMNSYTELDRVPAAADRWLLTDLLRDEWGFTGTVVSDYWAVAFLKSKHQVAESMADAGRLALHAGIDVELPDIAAYRLLHDDDPDPARTATDIDTAVRRLLHQKLELGLLDAGWAPPEPVDVDLDSPRNRDIARRLAEESIILLDNGRGVLPLESSVRRIAVVGPIADDPRAMMGAYSYPIHVMPRHPEMGLGVDTVTIPEALRRAFPHADVRVEEGVPLTDPADDAAFARAADAAASADVVIAVVGDRAGMFGRGTSGEGSDAPDLDLPGEQGRLVEAMLATETPVVLVVMSGRPYALGAYTERAAAVVQAFMPGIEGATALAGVLSGAVNPSGHLPVQIPRTGDALPHTYLAPPLGQDGDRISNLSIAPAFPFGHGLSYTSFTLGDVRLDTDRIAPDGRVVATVDVRNTGERSGATVVQLYAADPVAQVTRPVRQLVGYARVHLAPGDAAAVRFSLHADRFSFTGLDRRRIVEPGRIELVAGLSLTDTSGIAELTIDGPVRVVDEPVLITPVEVVAITHEPTEGDAG, encoded by the coding sequence ATGACGGATGTGACGGATGTCCCACCTGGGACGCTGAGCCGGGCCGATCGGCCCTCCTGGTCTGATCCGTCCGTCGACCCGTCGGCGAGGGTCGAGGCGCTGCTCGCCGCGATGACCGACGACGAGAAGGTCGCCCAGCTCGGCGGCTACTGGGCCGACACGCGTGATTCGACGCAGCTCATCGCACCGATGCAGGATGTGCTGTCGCGCGGCCGGCCGCCGTTCGTCGAAGCGGTGCGCGACGGGATCGGCCATCTCACCCGGGTGTTCGGGGTCACGCCCGTGAGCGCGCGGGAGGGTATGCAGAAGGTGCAGGACGCCCAGCGTCACCTGCGGGAGAGCACGCGCCTGGGAATCCCCGCGGTCGTGCACGAGGAGTGCCTGACCGGTTTCACGACTTTCGGTGCGACGGTCTATCCCGCCTCGATGGCGTGGGCGGCGACCTTCGATGCCGATCTCGTCCGCGAGATGGCAGCCGCGATCGGTGCCGACATGCGCGCGGTCGGTGCACACCACGGTCTTTCCCCCGTGCTCGACGTGGTCACCGACTACCGGTGGGGCCGGGTGGAGGAGACCCTGGGCGAAGACCCCTACGTCGTCGGGACGCTCGCGACCGCGTATGTCCAGGGCCTGCAGCACAGCGGCATCATCGCGACGCTCAAGCACTTCGCCGGCCACGCCACCTCCCGCGGTGGGCGCAACCACGCCCCGGTCTCGCTCGGCGAGCGGGAGCTGCGCGACCTCGTCCTCCCGCCCTTCGAGATGGCCGTCCGGGTCGGCGGGGCGGCCAGCGTCATGAACTCGTACACCGAGCTCGATCGCGTGCCGGCGGCCGCCGACCGGTGGCTGCTGACCGACCTGCTCCGCGACGAGTGGGGTTTCACCGGCACCGTCGTGTCGGACTACTGGGCGGTGGCGTTCCTGAAATCGAAGCATCAGGTCGCCGAATCGATGGCGGATGCCGGTCGGCTCGCGCTCCACGCGGGCATCGACGTCGAGCTCCCCGACATCGCCGCCTACCGGCTCCTCCACGACGATGACCCCGACCCCGCCCGCACGGCGACAGACATCGACACCGCCGTGCGCCGCCTGCTGCACCAGAAGCTCGAGCTCGGCCTCCTCGACGCCGGGTGGGCGCCGCCCGAGCCGGTCGACGTCGATCTCGACAGTCCGCGCAATCGCGACATCGCGCGTCGGCTGGCGGAGGAATCCATCATCCTGCTCGACAACGGCCGGGGAGTCCTTCCCCTGGAGTCCTCGGTGCGTCGGATCGCCGTGGTCGGTCCCATCGCAGACGACCCGCGCGCCATGATGGGCGCCTACTCTTACCCGATCCACGTGATGCCCCGGCACCCCGAGATGGGTCTGGGCGTCGACACCGTCACGATCCCCGAGGCGCTTCGACGCGCGTTCCCGCACGCCGACGTGCGTGTCGAGGAGGGCGTCCCCCTCACCGACCCCGCCGACGACGCCGCGTTCGCGCGCGCCGCCGACGCCGCGGCATCCGCTGATGTGGTCATCGCCGTCGTGGGCGATCGTGCCGGCATGTTCGGCCGGGGCACCTCGGGTGAGGGCTCGGATGCGCCCGACCTCGACCTCCCCGGTGAGCAGGGCCGGCTCGTCGAGGCCATGCTGGCGACGGAGACGCCCGTGGTGCTCGTCGTGATGTCGGGCCGCCCCTACGCGCTCGGGGCGTACACCGAGCGGGCGGCCGCCGTCGTGCAGGCCTTCATGCCCGGGATCGAGGGAGCGACGGCGCTCGCCGGGGTGCTCTCGGGTGCGGTCAACCCCAGCGGGCATCTGCCGGTGCAGATTCCGCGGACCGGTGACGCCCTCCCGCACACCTACCTCGCACCGCCGCTCGGACAGGACGGCGACCGCATCAGCAACCTCTCGATCGCCCCGGCCTTCCCTTTCGGACACGGTCTGTCGTACACCTCGTTCACGCTCGGCGACGTCCGGCTCGATACCGATCGCATCGCCCCCGACGGTCGCGTGGTCGCTACCGTCGACGTGCGCAACACCGGTGAACGCTCCGGCGCGACCGTCGTGCAGCTCTATGCCGCCGACCCCGTGGCGCAGGTGACGCGCCCCGTCCGCCAGCTGGTGGGATACGCCCGGGTGCACCTCGCACCCGGAGACGCCGCTGCCGTGCGTTTCTCCCTGCACGCCGATCGGTTCTCGTTCACCGGGCTCGACCGCCGCCGCATCGTCGAACCGGGCCGCATCGAGCTCGTCGCAGGTCTGTCGCTTACCGACACCTCGGGCATCGCCGAACTGACGATCGACGGCCCCGTCCGCGTCGTCGATGAGCCGGTGCTCATCACTCCGGTCGAGGTTGTGGCGATCACCCACGAACCCACCGAAGGAGATGCGGGATGA